A single Bacillus sp. HMF5848 DNA region contains:
- the thpR gene encoding RNA 2',3'-cyclic phosphodiesterase, translated as MSDTHYFVAAVLPQEFKQHIERYYSILKDALPFQRWVHPEDLHLTLAFLGKSGQEQLQKLVHDLNLLLQEKQAFSVTLHGLSTFGKVTSPRVLWCGIKRKDELFSIQKAVYNICTQNGYALDQRPYSPHITLARKWLSEEPFRENTPVASAFTEEFSYKIKIKEIAIYKTCLNRTPKYNPIHKFQLLT; from the coding sequence ATGTCAGATACTCATTATTTTGTTGCAGCTGTGCTCCCACAAGAATTTAAGCAGCATATAGAAAGGTACTATTCCATACTAAAGGATGCTTTACCTTTTCAAAGGTGGGTGCATCCTGAAGACTTACATCTTACACTTGCATTTTTAGGAAAGAGTGGACAAGAACAATTACAAAAGCTTGTTCATGATTTAAATCTATTATTACAAGAGAAGCAGGCTTTTTCAGTAACTCTACATGGATTGAGTACATTTGGTAAAGTCACGTCACCGCGTGTTCTTTGGTGTGGCATTAAGAGAAAAGATGAACTTTTCTCTATACAGAAAGCGGTTTATAATATTTGCACACAAAATGGGTACGCACTAGACCAACGGCCGTATTCACCTCATATAACACTTGCTAGAAAGTGGCTAAGTGAAGAACCGTTCCGAGAAAATACACCGGTCGCAAGCGCGTTTACCGAGGAGTTTTCCTATAAAATAAAGATTAAAGAAATAGCGATTTATAAGACTTGCTTAAATAGAACACCAAAGTATAACCCTATTCACAAGTTTCAGCTTTTAACTTAG
- a CDS encoding NERD domain-containing protein, producing the protein MGQLIKLQDYISRYESDMFRYPGQYIRLKNQQWTRLKTAWENNPLDDFQDEYSATEGEDWLKDDSYSLFGFVKKVFKKEDVTDHEEESEVNSITPLSEDELKQVFLNKLMSFQIKWASSTLREKSFVDNQFLHDEMLKYFLQRFPDTYLLLYKPIFQLKQATIELEIILVSPYGIHCIVICEDDHDSVFLGGKERFWTLRKSGVPEKKVLSPVISLQRMAKVVQSILELHEIDFPVKQTILNRTGFIDFPHEPYNIDIIDKRQYTTWFEGMRSSRIPLKSIQLKAAAALLSFCQTTFVKRIEWESVEEDDFEEDN; encoded by the coding sequence TTGGGGCAATTAATTAAATTACAGGATTATATTTCCCGATACGAATCGGATATGTTTCGTTATCCAGGTCAATATATTCGTCTGAAAAACCAACAATGGACAAGGTTAAAAACAGCATGGGAGAATAATCCATTAGATGATTTTCAGGATGAGTATAGCGCAACTGAAGGGGAAGACTGGCTAAAGGATGATTCATATTCTTTATTTGGCTTTGTTAAGAAGGTATTTAAGAAAGAAGATGTAACAGATCATGAAGAGGAAAGTGAAGTTAACAGTATAACGCCTTTATCTGAAGATGAGCTAAAGCAAGTGTTTTTGAACAAGCTCATGTCATTTCAAATTAAATGGGCAAGCTCTACTTTAAGAGAAAAATCTTTTGTTGATAATCAATTTTTACATGATGAGATGTTGAAATATTTCTTGCAGAGATTTCCTGACACATATTTACTACTTTATAAGCCCATTTTTCAACTAAAGCAGGCAACTATAGAATTAGAAATAATCCTCGTAAGTCCATATGGCATACATTGTATTGTGATATGTGAAGACGACCATGATAGTGTGTTTTTAGGAGGAAAAGAGCGCTTTTGGACTTTACGCAAATCTGGTGTTCCGGAAAAGAAAGTGCTCTCTCCAGTAATTTCCTTGCAGCGCATGGCAAAAGTGGTACAGAGTATTCTTGAATTGCATGAAATTGATTTTCCAGTAAAACAAACTATTCTAAATAGAACAGGTTTTATTGATTTTCCTCATGAGCCTTATAATATTGACATTATTGATAAACGCCAATACACAACTTGGTTTGAAGGTATGAGATCTTCGCGTATCCCTCTAAAATCGATTCAGTTAAAAGCTGCTGCTGCACTGCTATCATTTTGTCAAACCACTTTTGTTAAACGTATTGAGTGGGAATCAGTGGAAGAAGATGATTTTGAAGAGGACAACTAA
- a CDS encoding pseudouridine synthase has translation MRIDKLLSNMGYGSRKDVKKLLKSGTVKANDEVIKDSKEHVDPVNDVVTVHGEVVEYKEFIYLMMNKPPGVISATEDNVEETVIDLLEMEHQIFNPFPVGRLDKDTEGLLLITNDGQLAHQLLSPKKHVSKTYYAVIEGEVTEADVKAFKRGVVLDDGYETMPAELEIIKSGLRSEIEITIVEGKFHQVKRMFEAVQKRVVYLQRLSMGPLNLDETLELGEYRELTDEELDLLKGR, from the coding sequence ATGAGAATAGATAAATTACTGTCTAATATGGGGTACGGTAGTCGAAAGGACGTTAAAAAATTATTAAAAAGTGGGACAGTTAAGGCGAATGACGAAGTAATAAAAGATTCAAAGGAGCATGTAGATCCAGTTAATGATGTAGTTACAGTGCATGGTGAAGTTGTTGAATATAAAGAATTTATTTACTTAATGATGAACAAACCACCTGGAGTCATTTCTGCAACTGAGGATAATGTGGAAGAGACTGTTATTGACTTGCTAGAAATGGAGCATCAAATTTTTAATCCATTTCCAGTGGGGCGTCTTGATAAAGATACGGAGGGTTTGTTACTTATAACGAATGATGGCCAGCTCGCTCATCAGCTTCTTTCACCTAAGAAACATGTCTCAAAAACTTATTATGCAGTAATTGAAGGTGAAGTAACGGAAGCAGATGTAAAGGCTTTTAAGAGGGGTGTTGTATTAGATGATGGTTATGAAACAATGCCAGCGGAGTTGGAGATAATAAAATCAGGATTACGCTCTGAAATAGAAATAACTATTGTGGAAGGCAAATTTCACCAAGTTAAACGTATGTTTGAGGCAGTACAAAAACGCGTTGTTTATTTACAACGCCTCTCTATGGGACCTTTAAATCTGGATGAAACACTTGAATTAGGTGAGTATCGTGAATTGACAGACGAGGAACTAGATTTACTAAAGGGTAGGTAA
- a CDS encoding polysaccharide biosynthesis protein — MSDSKLIRGTMILTMGVMISKILGLIYVFPFYALVGPIGGALYQYTYVLYSIFISLSTMGIPLAVSKFISKYNALGEYKVGRRLFKSGMFVMGTTGVLAFITLYITAPFIAPLVIVDADQAISVEQLTTVVRAVSFALIPLPIMSLIRGFFQGHESMGPTAASQVVEQIIRIAFLLTGTFIVLRVMNGDLTTAISLATFAAFVGTLGGLAVLLVYLYKRKDYLNQQLEEDKGTYNPSLKQIYKELILYAIPFVVVGLSGMLYQLIDQLTFNRAMVAIGLAEVTDSLFTMLNFTSQKLVLIPVSLATALGLTLIPTITTAYVGENYVQLKKYLHQTFQIVFFLTFPAAIGLSVLAGPAYTFFYEKSLQGSAILQAYAPLAILFAMFSVTSAIMQGINHQRLTILSMLAGLFVKLILNYWFITMFAVYGAIAATALGYTTSIVIQLYFIKKYTGYSYSFVARRILLMIIFTIMMAIAVKISTYFVGLVISYEAGRWHALIVTLVGVTVGGALYGYLSYTSGLLQYVLGNRIPFLSRRKQQAEG; from the coding sequence ATGTCAGATTCCAAGCTTATACGCGGTACCATGATACTGACAATGGGGGTTATGATTTCTAAAATTTTAGGACTCATCTATGTGTTCCCATTTTATGCTCTAGTTGGCCCGATTGGAGGGGCGTTATATCAATATACATATGTGCTTTATTCAATTTTTATAAGTTTATCCACTATGGGCATTCCCTTAGCTGTTTCTAAATTTATTTCAAAATATAATGCACTAGGTGAATATAAAGTAGGACGGCGTCTATTTAAGTCAGGCATGTTTGTCATGGGTACCACAGGGGTGTTAGCGTTTATAACTTTGTATATAACAGCACCATTTATTGCACCACTTGTTATTGTGGATGCAGACCAAGCGATTTCTGTAGAGCAATTAACAACTGTCGTAAGAGCAGTGAGCTTTGCCTTAATTCCGCTTCCAATTATGAGTTTAATTCGAGGCTTTTTTCAAGGGCATGAATCTATGGGACCAACTGCGGCTTCACAGGTTGTTGAACAAATTATTCGCATAGCCTTTTTACTAACAGGTACATTTATTGTTCTTCGAGTTATGAATGGAGACTTAACAACAGCTATTTCATTAGCAACCTTTGCTGCATTTGTCGGTACGCTCGGAGGCCTAGCTGTCCTGCTTGTTTATTTATATAAAAGAAAAGATTATTTAAATCAACAGCTAGAAGAGGATAAAGGGACGTATAATCCATCACTAAAACAGATTTACAAAGAACTGATATTATATGCCATACCATTTGTAGTAGTCGGTTTGTCAGGGATGTTATATCAGCTTATTGATCAACTTACGTTTAATCGTGCCATGGTAGCTATTGGCTTAGCAGAAGTAACAGATAGTTTGTTTACGATGCTGAACTTTACAAGCCAAAAGCTAGTTTTAATTCCTGTTTCCTTAGCTACAGCACTTGGACTAACGCTAATTCCTACCATCACGACGGCGTATGTAGGTGAAAATTATGTGCAATTGAAAAAATACTTACACCAAACATTTCAGATTGTATTTTTTCTAACATTTCCGGCTGCAATAGGGTTGTCTGTACTTGCAGGTCCAGCATATACGTTTTTTTATGAAAAAAGTCTACAAGGCTCGGCTATATTACAAGCATACGCCCCACTTGCTATTTTATTTGCGATGTTTTCTGTAACGTCTGCTATTATGCAAGGCATAAATCATCAACGTTTAACTATTTTAAGTATGTTAGCTGGTTTATTTGTGAAGCTTATCTTAAATTATTGGTTTATTACGATGTTTGCTGTTTATGGTGCGATAGCGGCAACGGCTCTAGGATATACTACTTCTATCGTTATCCAATTATATTTTATTAAGAAATACACAGGCTATAGTTATAGCTTTGTTGCAAGACGTATTTTGTTAATGATTATTTTTACGATAATGATGGCAATTGCTGTTAAGATATCAACGTATTTTGTGGGACTTGTTATTTCATACGAAGCAGGACGTTGGCATGCACTTATAGTAACGCTAGTTGGAGTTACTGTAGGTGGAGCACTTTATGGGTATTTGTCATATACGTCAGGTTTGCTCCAATATGTATTAGGGAACAGAATTCCTTTCTTATCTCGAAGGAAACAACAAGCAGAAGGGTAA
- a CDS encoding DeoR family transcriptional regulator: MKPSTSRMLTRIKSVYMFINEKGTVTTQELVDEFGITPRTVQRDLNVLEYNKLVISPAKGKWTTTKRKVKMTS, encoded by the coding sequence TTGAAACCTTCAACAAGCCGTATGTTAACCCGTATCAAATCCGTTTATATGTTTATTAACGAAAAAGGAACGGTAACTACGCAGGAACTTGTTGACGAGTTCGGTATCACCCCTAGAACGGTTCAAAGAGACTTAAATGTTCTAGAATATAACAAACTAGTTATTAGTCCAGCCAAGGGTAAGTGGACCACTACAAAAAGAAAAGTCAAAATGACGTCGTAA
- the pepV gene encoding dipeptidase PepV, whose product MNWQAEVENRKQDLITKTQKLLQFESILDEETATEQAPFGIGIHKTLNWLLETAEADGFTVKNVDGYAGHIEFGEGEDIVGVLCHIDVVPAGEGWETPPFSADIRNNRIYARGAMDDKGPTMAAYFALKIVKDLALPLSKRIRIIIGTDEESNWRCVDHYFKKEEMPAIGFAPDADFPIIHAEKGIIDCDFSFEVQHCESESLAVVEHFSSGQRYNMVPDLATVTISGNVENIVGEFAAFLQQSGLIGSSEQSNGHVTLTLKGKAAHAMEPNNGLNAGIQLARFIHTLQLDDPSASFFSFIHDYFVDDTRGEKLAIAYADDISGPLTVNLGKISYSENGGLLGVNIRYPVTADGDFIKHTLTKASENTPFHLAAFSAMPPHHVEKDHSLIQTLQQVYTEQTGMAADLLAIGGGTYARALHAGVAFGPLFPGREDVAHQKDEYFEIDDLLKATSLYAQALFELAK is encoded by the coding sequence ATCAATTGGCAAGCAGAAGTTGAGAACCGTAAACAGGACTTAATTACAAAAACACAAAAACTATTACAATTCGAAAGTATTCTTGACGAGGAGACAGCAACTGAGCAAGCCCCGTTTGGAATCGGCATACATAAGACGTTAAATTGGTTATTGGAAACCGCAGAGGCTGATGGCTTCACGGTAAAAAATGTTGACGGCTATGCAGGTCATATAGAGTTTGGAGAAGGCGAAGATATTGTTGGAGTTCTATGTCATATAGATGTTGTACCGGCTGGGGAGGGTTGGGAAACGCCACCCTTTTCTGCGGATATCAGAAATAATCGTATATATGCGCGCGGTGCCATGGACGATAAAGGACCTACTATGGCCGCTTATTTCGCACTGAAAATAGTAAAGGATTTAGCACTACCACTTAGCAAACGTATTCGGATCATTATTGGAACGGATGAAGAAAGTAATTGGCGTTGTGTAGATCATTATTTTAAAAAAGAAGAAATGCCAGCTATTGGTTTTGCTCCTGATGCTGATTTCCCGATTATTCACGCCGAAAAAGGAATTATAGACTGTGATTTTTCATTTGAGGTACAGCATTGTGAATCAGAGTCATTAGCAGTTGTTGAACATTTTTCAAGTGGTCAACGATATAATATGGTGCCTGATCTTGCAACAGTAACTATTAGCGGAAATGTTGAAAATATTGTAGGTGAGTTTGCTGCATTTTTGCAGCAATCTGGACTAATAGGCTCTTCTGAACAATCAAATGGTCATGTAACTTTAACACTAAAAGGAAAAGCTGCGCATGCCATGGAGCCGAATAATGGACTAAATGCGGGGATACAACTGGCAAGATTTATACACACATTGCAATTAGACGATCCTAGTGCTTCATTTTTTTCATTTATACATGATTATTTTGTTGATGATACGCGTGGTGAAAAATTAGCAATTGCATATGCAGACGATATATCTGGACCATTAACAGTAAATTTAGGGAAAATCTCATATTCAGAAAATGGTGGTTTATTAGGCGTGAATATTCGTTATCCTGTAACAGCGGATGGAGATTTTATTAAACATACGTTAACAAAAGCTAGTGAAAACACACCGTTTCACTTAGCTGCTTTTTCGGCTATGCCACCTCATCATGTAGAAAAGGATCATTCACTTATACAAACATTGCAGCAAGTGTATACAGAACAAACAGGGATGGCGGCTGATTTATTGGCAATCGGAGGGGGCACGTATGCGAGAGCGTTACATGCTGGAGTGGCGTTTGGCCCACTGTTCCCTGGCCGGGAAGATGTAGCTCATCAAAAGGATGAGTATTTTGAAATTGATGATTTATTAAAAGCTACATCGTTGTACGCACAAGCTTTGTTTGAACTAGCAAAATAG
- a CDS encoding MFS transporter, which translates to MSYTNVQLKFSMFYFFVFFGTGALFPLLSVYLDDYIGLTGTQIGVVMSITPIISIVVQPLWGMIADITGKPQVILVTVMLMSAFIGFFYANVTAYGIIFIMAVLLAVFQSAIVPISDSIALSYVQRVKGNYGNIRLWGAIGFATAVLVAGRLSELIGANMIFYAFIITIVISASIAWFLPRERQSVSVNVFKGVSQLIKTPQYVLFLATTFLVFGPIYANNFYFGIFIKDIGGTLTGIGLAFFLAAGSEAPFMKFSKNLIQRFSLEKTLLVAAAISALRWLFYFTEPSLILVYATTVAQGFSVGLFIPAALQFVRDAAPKTVQVTAVTMYTAVGNGLGSWFCTFIGGVILDKYGIMPVYLLFASLTVAGLFVLVSIMMLQKRAEVQVHI; encoded by the coding sequence ATGTCTTATACAAATGTTCAGCTGAAATTTAGCATGTTTTACTTTTTTGTATTTTTTGGAACAGGAGCTTTGTTCCCATTACTTTCAGTATATCTAGACGACTATATAGGGCTGACTGGTACGCAAATAGGTGTTGTTATGTCGATTACTCCTATTATATCTATTGTAGTTCAACCACTTTGGGGTATGATAGCTGATATAACAGGCAAGCCTCAAGTAATATTAGTAACAGTTATGTTAATGAGTGCGTTTATAGGATTTTTTTATGCTAACGTAACAGCCTACGGGATTATCTTTATAATGGCCGTTCTATTAGCTGTTTTTCAGAGTGCGATAGTCCCTATCTCTGATAGTATTGCTTTAAGTTATGTTCAGCGAGTAAAGGGGAATTACGGAAATATCCGTTTATGGGGAGCAATAGGATTTGCCACTGCTGTACTAGTAGCAGGCCGCTTGTCAGAGCTGATTGGCGCTAATATGATTTTTTATGCGTTTATAATAACTATCGTTATATCCGCCAGTATTGCTTGGTTCTTACCTCGCGAGAGACAGTCAGTGAGCGTTAATGTTTTCAAAGGAGTATCTCAACTTATAAAAACACCGCAATATGTATTGTTTTTAGCAACAACCTTCCTAGTATTTGGGCCAATATATGCTAATAATTTCTATTTTGGTATATTTATAAAAGATATTGGCGGGACACTAACAGGAATAGGATTAGCTTTTTTTCTAGCAGCTGGCAGTGAAGCGCCATTTATGAAATTCTCTAAAAATTTAATCCAGCGGTTTAGTTTAGAGAAGACCTTACTAGTGGCTGCCGCAATCTCAGCACTTAGATGGTTGTTTTATTTTACAGAGCCTTCTCTCATACTAGTTTATGCAACAACAGTCGCTCAAGGATTTTCTGTAGGGCTTTTTATACCAGCAGCTTTGCAATTTGTACGTGATGCTGCTCCGAAAACCGTTCAAGTTACAGCAGTGACCATGTATACTGCTGTTGGGAATGGGTTAGGAAGCTGGTTCTGTACGTTTATTGGCGGCGTTATTCTCGATAAATACGGGATAATGCCCGTGTATTTGTTATTTGCATCTTTAACAGTAGCAGGTTTGTTTGTGTTAGTTAGTATTATGATGCTTCAGAAAAGAGCTGAAGTACAAGTACATATATAG
- the pulA gene encoding type I pullulanase, translating to MLKIKRAFEAYLDALDVVTIILVRTYREGQSNKFTLHVNDKNFSLPIVKKEDHHAFVKYECRLPFYIKLDSVYDVEDEYGVFTDLQIGAVIRTKEFDRLYYYDGNDLGVTYTHTDTTFKVWAPTASSVKIKIRRPHHEYFEQISMFQGEKGVWTACVQGDLNGAQYTYLACVNLVWREAVDPYAKAVSMNGEYGVVVDLHASRLPALKRQRLEQTTDAIIYELHVRDFSIHPASGINHKGKYVAFTEKDTTDLKGLSTGIEYIKQLGVTHIELLPVNDFAGVDERSPDTAYNWGYNPLNFFAVEGSYATDPNDPYNRIYELKRAIRSIHEQGLFVILDVVYNHVFEREESSFEKLVPGYYFRYDQYGFPSNGTGVGNDIASERLMVRKFVLDCVKYWLNEYQVDGFRFDLMGILDIQTMNEVRKVCDEVDPTILLLGEGWDLNTPMHSSEKATIHNTAKMPRIAHFNDKFRDSIKGSTFNLHDKGFTLGSHNKKREAMLCIAGSVPTTNSDVRLFVSPAYSINYVESHDNHTLWDKLAKSNEHEDEAIRRRRHQLATSIVILSQGIPFIHAGQEFYRTKQGDANSYRSPDHINWLDWERRALQNADVDFIKGLIQLRKYHGAFRLSTATQIFNHMTFIDCSESVVAFHLQDVARFGPWKQIVVAFNNDSSSQYLQLPDSDWFVACDGKQVTLAQDMSVKGNEFEIPGISTIVLYK from the coding sequence TTGCTAAAAATTAAAAGAGCTTTTGAGGCGTATCTAGATGCACTAGATGTTGTGACGATTATTTTGGTGAGAACTTATAGAGAAGGGCAATCTAATAAGTTTACCTTACATGTGAATGATAAGAATTTTTCTTTACCAATTGTAAAAAAAGAAGACCATCATGCTTTTGTAAAATATGAATGTAGGCTCCCTTTTTATATAAAATTAGATTCAGTGTATGATGTTGAGGATGAATACGGGGTTTTTACTGATTTACAAATAGGTGCCGTCATTCGCACGAAAGAGTTTGATAGGTTATATTATTATGATGGCAACGATTTAGGGGTAACGTATACGCACACTGACACAACCTTTAAAGTATGGGCACCAACGGCATCTTCAGTGAAAATAAAAATTAGAAGACCACATCATGAGTATTTTGAACAAATAAGTATGTTTCAAGGGGAAAAAGGAGTCTGGACGGCGTGTGTACAAGGTGATTTGAACGGCGCACAATATACTTACTTAGCTTGTGTAAACCTTGTTTGGCGAGAGGCTGTTGACCCTTATGCAAAGGCTGTTTCTATGAATGGGGAGTATGGAGTAGTGGTTGATCTTCACGCTTCAAGATTGCCAGCACTAAAAAGACAAAGGTTAGAGCAAACAACAGATGCCATTATTTATGAATTACATGTTAGAGATTTCTCAATACATCCTGCTAGTGGTATAAATCATAAAGGGAAGTATGTAGCATTTACAGAAAAAGATACAACTGATCTAAAGGGACTTTCAACTGGTATTGAGTACATTAAGCAATTAGGTGTCACACATATTGAGTTACTGCCAGTAAATGATTTTGCAGGTGTTGATGAAAGAAGTCCTGACACTGCTTACAATTGGGGATACAATCCATTAAATTTTTTTGCAGTAGAAGGAAGCTATGCAACCGATCCAAATGACCCTTATAACAGAATTTATGAGTTAAAGCGTGCAATCCGGAGTATACATGAGCAAGGATTATTTGTCATTCTCGATGTTGTGTATAATCATGTTTTTGAAAGAGAAGAATCAAGCTTTGAGAAATTAGTGCCAGGTTATTATTTTCGATATGATCAATATGGATTTCCATCTAATGGGACTGGGGTAGGAAATGACATTGCCTCTGAACGTCTTATGGTACGAAAATTTGTTTTAGATTGTGTTAAATACTGGCTAAATGAATATCAAGTGGATGGCTTTCGTTTTGATTTGATGGGTATTCTTGACATACAAACGATGAATGAAGTGAGAAAAGTATGTGATGAGGTAGACCCGACGATTCTTTTATTGGGAGAAGGCTGGGATTTAAATACACCGATGCATAGTAGCGAAAAGGCGACTATACACAACACTGCAAAAATGCCACGAATTGCTCATTTTAATGATAAATTTCGTGATAGCATTAAAGGAAGTACATTTAATTTACATGATAAAGGCTTTACATTAGGTAGTCATAATAAAAAAAGAGAAGCGATGTTGTGTATCGCTGGAAGTGTACCAACAACAAATAGTGATGTACGGTTATTTGTAAGTCCAGCTTACTCCATTAATTATGTTGAATCACATGATAATCACACATTATGGGATAAGCTAGCAAAAAGTAATGAACATGAGGATGAAGCTATTCGCCGTCGTCGTCATCAATTAGCGACGTCCATTGTGATATTGTCTCAAGGTATTCCTTTTATACACGCAGGTCAGGAGTTTTATCGTACAAAACAGGGAGATGCCAACAGTTATCGATCACCGGATCATATTAATTGGCTTGACTGGGAACGTAGGGCACTACAAAATGCTGATGTTGATTTTATAAAAGGGTTAATTCAGCTACGAAAATATCATGGGGCATTTAGGCTTTCAACTGCAACTCAAATATTCAACCATATGACTTTCATTGATTGCAGTGAATCAGTAGTTGCTTTTCATTTGCAGGATGTGGCACGTTTTGGGCCGTGGAAGCAAATTGTAGTGGCGTTTAATAATGATTCTAGCTCACAATATTTACAATTGCCTGATTCGGACTGGTTCGTTGCTTGTGATGGAAAACAAGTTACATTAGCTCAAGATATGTCTGTGAAAGGTAATGAATTTGAAATACCGGGTATATCAACTATAGTATTATATAAGTGA
- a CDS encoding EAL domain-containing protein has product MSDNCPNCSIIYKIYDVGYVFIATETEAIQQKLLSMPTLKESQLINYENEQIITISYESKKMLKSLLEPLQDLENSDKDNIAIAVNNVSNASYLHFIGYPYFHNHIHYEKVLEYIYHGELKVALQPIIDLETNKLLGYENLLRTTMPSEIGPKELFETASITGTHSYLDKRAREEAIKARSNLIPPGVKSFINFLPSTIYNPDFCLQHTFSIVRKYNVSPEDLIFEVVETEKVEDVKHLKRILNTYKASGMKVALDDVGSGYATLEMLRELQPDYVKIDRKYISHCEADITKQQFLKKVVEIAEQLNIFVLAEGIERAEELQYCKNIGMHYAQGYYIGRPTTQKKLISHP; this is encoded by the coding sequence ATGTCTGATAATTGTCCCAATTGTTCTATTATATATAAGATATATGATGTTGGATATGTATTTATAGCAACTGAAACAGAAGCCATACAACAAAAACTACTTTCCATGCCTACTTTAAAAGAAAGTCAATTAATTAATTATGAAAATGAACAAATAATTACAATTTCATATGAATCTAAAAAAATGTTAAAGTCACTACTTGAACCTTTGCAAGATTTAGAGAACAGTGACAAGGACAATATAGCAATCGCTGTCAATAACGTGAGCAACGCGAGCTATCTACATTTTATAGGATATCCTTATTTTCATAATCACATACATTACGAGAAGGTTCTAGAATATATTTATCATGGAGAATTGAAGGTAGCTCTTCAACCTATCATTGATTTAGAAACAAATAAGCTGTTAGGGTATGAAAACTTATTACGAACAACGATGCCTTCAGAAATTGGCCCAAAAGAATTATTTGAAACGGCAAGTATAACTGGTACACATTCTTATCTTGATAAGCGAGCTAGAGAGGAAGCGATTAAAGCTAGAAGTAACTTAATTCCTCCTGGAGTAAAAAGCTTTATTAATTTTTTGCCATCTACCATTTACAATCCTGATTTTTGCTTACAGCACACATTCTCCATAGTCCGAAAATATAATGTTTCACCAGAGGATTTAATATTTGAAGTGGTTGAAACAGAAAAAGTTGAAGATGTAAAACACTTAAAAAGAATATTGAACACCTATAAAGCATCCGGCATGAAAGTTGCGCTTGATGATGTAGGTAGTGGGTATGCAACACTTGAAATGCTTCGAGAATTACAACCTGATTATGTTAAGATTGACCGTAAATATATCTCTCATTGTGAGGCTGATATAACAAAACAGCAGTTTCTAAAAAAAGTGGTTGAAATAGCTGAACAATTAAACATATTTGTTTTAGCTGAAGGAATAGAACGAGCTGAGGAACTACAATATTGTAAGAATATTGGTATGCATTATGCACAAGGTTATTATATCGGAAGGCCTACGACACAAAAAAAATTAATAAGTCACCCTTAA